Proteins encoded within one genomic window of Odocoileus virginianus isolate 20LAN1187 ecotype Illinois chromosome 2, Ovbor_1.2, whole genome shotgun sequence:
- the TMEM17 gene encoding transmembrane protein 17 isoform X2, producing the protein MVSSLALQMSLYFNTYFFPLWWVSSIMMLQMKYSILPDYYKFIVVTIIILITLIEAIRLYLGYMGNLQEKVPELAGFWLLSLLLQLPLTLFLLFNEGLTNLPLEKAVHIIFTIFLTFQVVSAFLTLRKMVNQLATRFHLQDFDRLSASRGDMRRVRSCIEEI; encoded by the exons ATGGTTTCCAGTTTGGCACTGCAGATGTCACTTTATTTTAACACTTACTTTTTCCCACTTTGGTGGGTGAGCAGCATTATGATGCTTCAGATGAAG tattCCATCTTGCCTGATTACTACAAGTTCATTGTGGTCACCATTATCATCCTAATAACTTTAATTGAAGCTATCAGGTTGTATCTGGGCTACATGGGGAACCTTCAGGAGAAG GTTCCTGAGTTGGCTGGCTTCTGGCTTTTGAGCCTTCTGTTGCAGTTGCCTTTAACTCTTTTCTTGCTCTTCAATGAGGGCCTAACAAATCTGCCCTTGGAGAAAGCAGTACATATCATCTTCACTATATTCCTTACTTTCCAAGTTGTTTCAGCATTTCTTACCTTGAGGAAAATGGTAAATCAGCTGGCAACTCGTTTCCACCTCCAAGACTTTGACCGGCTGTCTGCAAGCCGAGGAGACATGCGAAGAGTGAGGTCCTGTATAGAAGAGATTTGA